In Trifolium pratense cultivar HEN17-A07 linkage group LG7, ARS_RC_1.1, whole genome shotgun sequence, a genomic segment contains:
- the LOC123898651 gene encoding fatty acyl-CoA reductase 3-like has product MGTDSISKLKLWIALSGWVEGIRTIDSIVVAYGKGKLTSFLADLDAVFDVIPADMVVNAIIVTMMAHANQPSDDHMIYHVGSSVRNPITYRTFREYNFKYFTVKPWINRDGKPVKVARGTMFNNLASFRRYIFIRYLLPLKVLELINKLMCQYFQGICLDLNRKINTVMRLVDLYLPYLFFNGIFDDMNTQRLLSAAKQENVKIDLFYFDSQIIDWEDYFMNIHIPGIFKYALK; this is encoded by the exons ATGGGTACTGATTCAATTTCTAAGCTCAAACTTTGGATAGCTCTCAGTGGTTGGGTTGAAGGCATAAG GACCATAGACAGTATAGTCGTTGCTTATGGTAAAGGAAAATTGACAAGCTTCTTGGCAGATCTCGATGCTGTTTTTGATGTG ATACCAGCAGACATGGTGGTAAATGCAATTATAGTAACTATGATGGCTCATGCAAATcaacctagtgatgatcatatGATATATCATGTTGGTTCCTCTGTTAGAAATCCAATAACATACCGTACTTTTAGAGAATATAACTTTAAATATTTCACGGTAAAACCATGGATAAACAGGGATGGAAAACCGGTTAAGGTTGCCAGAGGTACTATGTTTAACAACTTGGCTAGCTTCCGCAGATACATATTCATACGTTACTTGCTTCCTTTAAAG GTATTAGAGCTGATCAATAAACTTATGTGCCAATATTTTCAAGGCATATGCCTCGATCTTAATAGGAAAATTAATACTGTTATGCGGCTGGTCGACCTTTATCTACCATACTTATTCTTCAATGGCAT CTTTGATGATATGAATACACAAAGGTTGCTATCAGCTGCAAAAcaagaaaatgtaaaaatagatttattttaCTTTGACTCTCAAATAATTGATTGGGAAGATTATTTTATGAATATCCATATTCCCGGTATCTTCAAGTATGCCTTGAAGTGA